One Coccinella septempunctata chromosome X, icCocSept1.1, whole genome shotgun sequence genomic window carries:
- the LOC123321291 gene encoding uncharacterized protein LOC123321291 produces MVMCFAPDCNHYSERKTCSFFRFPKDPTLHRKWVSLIRREDRSPTQWSLICSCHFINGDKNNLPSLFKHNEKKLFTFQSPERKKRRNLSETKESQQGSGEVEVTSSITEDTNKDNDNSTVCEELVSVTETGDRNEEYFTDSSPVCVDPSLPGPSNAGASVSTETQQGKMPTFSGLQEAELYFLKKENETLKRQLQNLSNRFSFEVIKDDNKLVNMYTGLPTVYIFDCLYDLFDNLTLNYTQGWTVGIIPKKDQLLLTLMKLRLNLLHNDLACRFNCSQATVSNIITTWVYALHEIIFLQLMGSIPSRIKNKQCMPACFSTFTNCRIVLDCTEVKCIKPSSLEKQKSTYSSYKHQNTVKGLVGVAPNGVITFVSDLYAGSTSDKKIVEDCAIFKKMVAGDLILADKGFLIVDILPDGVSLNIPPFLTNAQFTPEQIIQTRTIARARIHVERAIQRIKCFSILDSIPQTLMPYSSEIFQVCAALTNLQFPLIAQVGELYKID; encoded by the exons ATGGTTATGTGCTTTGCTCCTGACTGCAACCACTATAGTGAGAGGAAAACATGTTCCTTCTTTCGTTTCCCAAAAGATCCAACTTTACACCGAAAATGGGTTTCACTAATCAG ACGGGAGGACAGAAGTCCGACACAATGGTCACTGATTTGTTCATGCCATTTTATAAATGGTGACAAAAACAATTTGCCAAGCTTATTCAAGCACAACGAGAAAAAGCTCTTCACGTTTCAGTCTCCAGAAAGAAAAAAGAGAAG AAATCTCTCCGAAACCAAGGAATCTCAACAAGGAAGTGGAGAAGTAGAAGTTACATCCTCTATAACAGAGGATACTAATAAGGATAATGATAATTCAACGGTATGTGAGGAACTGGTTTCAGTCACTGAAACGGGTGATCGGAATGAGGAATATTTTACTGATAGTTCACCAGTATGTGTTGACCCTTCCTTACCAGGGCCATCTAATGCAGGTGCAAGTGTTTCTACTGAGACCCAGCAAGGAAAAATGCCAACATTTTCAGGACTGCAAGAAGCAGAACTGTATTTTTTGAAAAAGGAAAATGAAACACTTAAGAGACAACTGCAGAATCTCTCAAACAGGTTTTCTTTTGAAGTTATAAAGGATGATAACAAACTTGTGAATATGTACACTGGATTGCCTACAGTGTATATATTTGATTGTCTGTATGATTTGTTCGACAATTTGACGTTGAATTATACCCAAGGGTGGACAGTAGGCATCATACCAAAAAAAGATCAGCTACTATTAACTTTAATGAAACTGAGATTAAACTTACTCCATAATGATTTGGCCTGTAGGTTTAATTGCAGCCAAGCAACTGtttcaaatataataacaaCATGGGTTTATGCTCTCCATGAAATAATATTTCTACAACTAATGGGCAGTATACCTTCCAGAATCAAGAACAAGCAGTGTATGCCAGCGTGTTTCAGTACATTTACTAATTGTCGGATTGTACTAGACTGCACTGAAGTCAAGTGCATAAAGCCTTCTTCCTTAGAGAAGCAAAAGTCCACATACAGTTCTTATAAACATCAAAACACTGTAAAGGGTTTAGTTGGTGTTGCTCCAAATGGTGTGATAACCTTTGTAAGTGACTTATATGCAGGATCGACGTCAGATAAAAAGATCGTAGAAGATtgtgcaatttttaaaaaaatggtGGCTGGTGATCTTATTTTAGCTGATAAGGGCTTCTTAATAGTCGATATTTTGCCAGATGGAGTCAGCCTAAACATACCACCATTTTTAACAAATGCACAATTTACCCCAGAACAAATCATACAGACAAGGACTATAGCCAGAGCCAGAATCCATGTTGAAAGGGCTATACAGCGAATTAAGTGTTTTTCCATATTGGACTCAATTCCTCAGACCTTGATGCCATATTCatcagaaatatttcaagtttgtGCTGCACTAACTAATTTGCAATTTCCTTTAATTGCCCAAGTAGGAGAATTATATaaaattgattaa